The Euwallacea similis isolate ESF13 chromosome 18, ESF131.1, whole genome shotgun sequence sequence CTATAGCGCATTTCTTCTAATTTATCAGTTAAGAACTCGCGCGTctccaaaaaattaattcgcgTATTTCACAATGGAATTTACAGATGATCAAGAATCCACAAGTGCAAATAGCATTCAGCGAACCGTCAATGAAAAATTAGACAATGAAGCATTAGAAACGAGATTAAAAACCCCTGATTCATTGCAGAATGTTGATCGAGTCGGCTTCTATTACATCGGAACCGCTTTAGTTGAAATCGCAATGGCGCCATACTCGGACGACGCAAAGCAGCTCCTATCGGAGAACCTTGCCGAAAACAAAACGAATTTAGAAGAGAATAATAGTAAATCTAAGAAGAAGAGACTGGAGAAGCCCAAAGAAGAAGTGACTTTCCGCACTCACCTAACTTCATTGGCGCACATCAGTGTTCTGCTTTTTGTTTACCTGGTAGTGAAATTGGCCCTAAGGGCCGAGTTTGATTTCTTCACGTGGCATCCCCTGTTGATGGCTATCGGAGTAAGTTTTTGATGTTAGGAAGAGATCGTTTACatattgtttaataataatcaatgtAATCTAAGGTTATGTTTAGTGGAACGTGTAACTAGGTCATGTTAGATTCATATTTACAATTACTGCATATAAGTAACGAGTGATCATTTAAAACACCTATTGAGACAGGAGTCttatttgaggttttttttaataattaataatcagTCTTTATATAGGGCGTGTTTTGTGCGGTTGAAATTTaaggagatattttttaaatcaaaataagcAAAAAGTACCTGTAAATATATAGCCAGAAAAGCCACGGTATAATCAGAAAGTTGAGTCTTTATTTCAGATATATGAAGAATGAGTGCAGCGAGATTAATTTGTTTCAGTGTTTCCTGTCGCAGACTCTTTCACCTTATTGTCAAGAACTGCTAAGCAATTCCATACCTTGCACATCATATCTATTGCTGTTAATTGTGTAACATTTACAGAAGTTAATCCGAAGGgattatttataaatgtttCAGGATAAAATGTTATCAAGTGTCTGCGCAATTTTGCTTGTCATGTAGTTACCATTCTTATTTGTTCATATTAGACATTTAGCTTCTCTACCGCAACcattaaaacctttttaaaaaCGATATTATAAATGTGCTAATCACTATGTCCTGCAATTATAGTCTTTTAGCTTAGATAAAACCACCTATAAATTCAAGGTTGATGCTTTTCGAGGAGAAAATTCCATATTGTAATGAAGCTCATGAGTCATACCTTCCCCATTTTATGTATTTCCCCACTGGGAATAGTCCCGGTTGAATTCGTGGaatatgtataatttatttggggaaataactcatatacagggtgctcgTTTTATTAGCTTCATCATGAGGATCTCAGTTATCTTAGAGATACGGAGTACGTGCAATTAGAGTAAAGTTCCGATCCCATTCTCAATGGTGGTGTTAATAAAACGGCGACCCTGTAAAATACTGTTATAATTAATACCTAATCTtcattgaacttttttttagtgGATGCTCCTCATGACCGAAGGCTTGTACGCAATCAACAAATACAACACCTACTGGAGATTCAAAACAAAAGGCAGCTTCAGGGTTAAGATCCACGTTATCATTCTATCGGCGGGATACATCTTATCTGTAATCGGATTTATCGTGGCTTACATCAACAAGGAAAATAAAGGAAAGAGCCACTTTGTCAGTTGGCACGGTTTATTTGGCCTTTTGGCCCTGATTAGTACGTGCCCCCCCATCATTAACGGACTCGTACTGTGGTATCGCAAGGAACTGGGAGCGGAGCACTATCATCGACTAGTCAAGTTTGTCCACGTAGTAACCGGGACTTTGGCCTTTTTCTTCGGTGCTCTAGCTTTGATTTTGAGCGTGTATTCGAACTGGTATGGGAAGAAATCATATCGCAGTGATTCTACCTTTTATTTCGGATTGGTTACTGTTAGTTATCCAGTAATTTGGGCAGTTTACGGACCGTCAGTGAAATTAGTGAGAGTtgttaagaattattttagcGAAGATAAAGACgattaagttatttaattgagaaatataAGATACTCGAAGTAATTGCATTATTAGTCGTTCTTTACATAATCTACACTTATATCTATACGATTGGATAGAGGTTAAACGTCATTGATCGATATCATCAACATCAATTGTCAGTGTCATTTGTATCTGTACGTTTTTTCTGCGCGAGGAGTATTTGTTCAACAAAAccctttttattttgtttatattttagttATAAGAATTATAAACACCAAAAATGCTTAATGAAACCTTGAAATAGCTGCTCACGCTCCTTTCAATACCATCAAACACACCCGCACAATGGGCTTAAACGCGACAACCACTATGGTATTCTTGGCTGTCCTGTTCCTGTTGCTCTTCAATGGCGGAGTTTGTGTATACCAGGGTACTACCAGAATCAGCGACTCGGACGATTTAATCCCAACTCACGACAAGTGCCAACCCATCACCATCCCCTTTTGCTCAGGCATTCCCTATAATAAAACTATAATGCCCAACCTTATGGGACACAGTAACCAAGAGGAGGCGGGCTTAGAAGTACACCAGTATTTCCCTCTAGTCAAAATC is a genomic window containing:
- the LOC136414977 gene encoding transmembrane reductase CYB561D2-like; amino-acid sequence: MAPYSDDAKQLLSENLAENKTNLEENNSKSKKKRLEKPKEEVTFRTHLTSLAHISVLLFVYLVVKLALRAEFDFFTWHPLLMAIGWMLLMTEGLYAINKYNTYWRFKTKGSFRVKIHVIILSAGYILSVIGFIVAYINKENKGKSHFVSWHGLFGLLALISTCPPIINGLVLWYRKELGAEHYHRLVKFVHVVTGTLAFFFGALALILSVYSNWYGKKSYRSDSTFYFGLVTVSYPVIWAVYGPSVKLVRVVKNYFSEDKDD